GACTGGGCCCGACAAAAACAGCCGCGTGGTCGCCCGAGCGCAGTATCGCCGCTGGAGCGCCGCGTGGCCGCCCGAGCGCAGTATCGCCGCTGGAGCGCCGCGTGGCCACCCGAGCGCAGCATCGCCGCTGGAGCGCCACGTAGCCACCCGAGCGCAGCATCGCCGCTGGTGCGCCGCATCGCCGCCCTCGGAACCTCTTCTGCCCCCCGTCATCTTTCGTCTCAGAGAGGAGCCCACATGACGCAGCGTCACACCGAAGAGCTAGACCGCCTCGTCCAGGCTGCCCTGCGCATCAGCTCGACCGAGGACCTCGAGTCGATGTGCCGTCACATCCTCGAGGGCGCGCAGCAGGTTCTGCGCTCGGAAGCCGCCTCCCTGATGCTGGTCGACGAAGCGAACGGCGTGCTGAAGTGGTTCTCGGCCCTGGGCGAAGCGGGCGAGATGCTGGCCAACCACGACCTGAGCCTCGACGAGGGGGTGGCCGGCTGGGTGGCCCGCGCGGGGGAGAGCGTGCTGCTCCACGACGCACAGTCAGACCCTCGGTTCTGCAGCCGCATCGACGCACTCAGCGGCTTCAGCACCCGCTCGCTGCTCTGCGTACCCTTGATTGCCCAGGGGCGGGTTCTCGGCGTGCTCGAGCTCCTCAACGACCCCGCAGACCACCGCTACGACGACGACGATCTGCACCGCGCCCAGGCATTCGCGAGCCTCGCGGCGACAGCGCTCCAGAACCACCACCTCATCCGCGTGGCTGAGGAGGTGGGAAACGTGCGGGAGATCTCCCGCTTCAAGAACGACCTGGTGACCCGCGTGGCCGAGGAGATACGCAACCCCCTTACGTCGGTGCGCGGCTTCTCTGACGTGATCGCCCGCGACGACGCCGACGTGGCGACCCTCCGCGACTTCGCCGGACGCATCGGTGGCGAGGTGAAGCGCATCGAGTCGATGGTCGACGGGGTGCTCGAGCTGGCGCGCATCGAGGCGGGCCACACCATCGTGCGGGAAGACGCGGTGCCAATCGCTCCCCTGCTCGAAGCAGCACAGGCGCGATGGTCAGAGCGGGCTTCTCATCACGCGCTTCGCCTCATCATCAACGAGGGCGACGCCCCAAGCGTGCTCGGCGATGCCGAGCGCATCTCGCAGATGCTCGATCTCCTGCTCGCTAATGCGGTGGAGTGGTCGCCCGATGGCGGGCCGATCACACTGCGCGCCGCCCGCCAGAGCGCCTCATGGCGCGTATCGGTGACCGATCGGGGGCTGGGGTTCCCTCCTGGCGAGACGGCTCGCCTCTTCCACCCGTTCCATCGCCTTCCCCATCCGAAGCGAGACGGGCTTCCTGGCAGCGGGCTCGGGCTCAGCCTCATCCGCGCCCTGACCCTGAGGATGAACGGTCAGCTCGGCGCCGACAGCGACCCAGAGCGAGGCACCACCTTCTGGTTCAGCCTGCCTTCCACCGATTGAACGCGCGTCCGGTCAGCGGGGTGCGCCGACCGCCGCATTCACATGAAGCAGCGCAGCCATTCGCGCGTACACGCCCGTAATGTCGTACACCCCCTGAAAGAGGGCCTGACCCGGCCCCTTCGCCCAGATGAGCGGGGGGAGGGCGCTGTGCTCGTGGGTCGAGAACGCGGCCTGCACGCGCTCGGTGAGCGCCGCGGTGAGCGCGAAGGCAATGCCGATGGGCGTGGGCTTCGCGGCCGCCAGCCGAGCAGCCAGCGCGGCGTCGAGATCGAGCCCCAGTCGCTCGCGCACCGCCTTTGCAAAGGGCTCGCTTGTCGGGTCCAGCGCCGCTGGAGGGAGGGCGGTGAGCGTCGCCTCGACCGAGGCCCGCTGCAGCAGCAGCTTGCGCGGCTCGAAGTGGGTGGGAAAGGTCAGCCCGCCCGTCTCGTGATCGGCGGTCACCAGCACCAGGGTGTCGGGGTGCCGCGCCTGGTAGGCCAGGGCCACGGCCACAGCCTGGTCGAACGCCAGCACCTCGCGCACGGCGGTGCCCAGGTCGTTGGCGTGACAAGCCCGGTCGATCTTCCCCCCCTCCACCATGAGGAAGAACCCTTTGGCGTTCTGCGAGAGGCAGCCCAGGGCGGCCTCCGTCATCTCCGCGAGAGACGGCTCCCGATCGGTGCGGTCGATGTCGAAGGCCATGTCAACTGGAGCGAAGAGTCCAAGCAGGCGCCGCGTCGATGCCGGCAGCGCCCGCAGCGCGTCGCGGGTGGAGACGGCCGCCCAGCCGCGCGTGCGCATCTCCTCACGCAGATTGCGGCCGTCGGTGCGACGGCCGTCGTCGGTTCCGGTGGGCAGGAAGAAGGCGCGGCCGGCTCCCATGAGCACATCGACGGCCTGATGGTCGGCCAGCTGGGCGGCCACGTCGAACTCCTCGCTGCGCTCGCGCGTGTGCGCGCCAAAGGCGGCGGGGGTGGCGTTCGAGACGCTTACCGTGGTGACCAGCCCCGTGGAGCGCCCCTGGGCGTGAGCCTGCTCGAGGATGGTGGGCAGCGGGGCGCCGCCTTCCCCGAGAGAGAGGGTGCGGTTCTTCACGCGAACCCCGGTCGCAAAGGCGGTGGCGGCCGCCGCCGAGTCGGTGACAAGCGCATCGGCGCTGTGGTTGTCAAAAGACCCCATCACGGGCATGTCA
The sequence above is a segment of the Pseudomonadota bacterium genome. Coding sequences within it:
- a CDS encoding GAF domain-containing protein, which produces MTQRHTEELDRLVQAALRISSTEDLESMCRHILEGAQQVLRSEAASLMLVDEANGVLKWFSALGEAGEMLANHDLSLDEGVAGWVARAGESVLLHDAQSDPRFCSRIDALSGFSTRSLLCVPLIAQGRVLGVLELLNDPADHRYDDDDLHRAQAFASLAATALQNHHLIRVAEEVGNVREISRFKNDLVTRVAEEIRNPLTSVRGFSDVIARDDADVATLRDFAGRIGGEVKRIESMVDGVLELARIEAGHTIVREDAVPIAPLLEAAQARWSERASHHALRLIINEGDAPSVLGDAERISQMLDLLLANAVEWSPDGGPITLRAARQSASWRVSVTDRGLGFPPGETARLFHPFHRLPHPKRDGLPGSGLGLSLIRALTLRMNGQLGADSDPERGTTFWFSLPSTD
- a CDS encoding alkaline phosphatase — protein: MHRLRISALLITLFVLQSLPATRADAAPATPGRPSATARARAFASPAAPAGPAARSIILLIGDGMGAPQVYGARAFKGLEGSGPVGRLHIDDMPVMGSFDNHSADALVTDSAAAATAFATGVRVKNRTLSLGEGGAPLPTILEQAHAQGRSTGLVTTVSVSNATPAAFGAHTRERSEEFDVAAQLADHQAVDVLMGAGRAFFLPTGTDDGRRTDGRNLREEMRTRGWAAVSTRDALRALPASTRRLLGLFAPVDMAFDIDRTDREPSLAEMTEAALGCLSQNAKGFFLMVEGGKIDRACHANDLGTAVREVLAFDQAVAVALAYQARHPDTLVLVTADHETGGLTFPTHFEPRKLLLQRASVEATLTALPPAALDPTSEPFAKAVRERLGLDLDAALAARLAAAKPTPIGIAFALTAALTERVQAAFSTHEHSALPPLIWAKGPGQALFQGVYDITGVYARMAALLHVNAAVGAPR